Proteins from one Planctomyces sp. SH-PL62 genomic window:
- a CDS encoding nitrilase-related carbon-nitrogen hydrolase — MTPRYYAAACQIDLPCPRSRDEIAGRVDHMLTMVDRAVVGYTPFFDVRLVVFPEFAHAVPIYATVEELTDRLALAIPNEHTDRYSAKARERGIYIQTGTFLEVDPRWPGSVFNTSCLIGPDGILSRYRKVNPWLPWELHASPHDLPGYDEPLFPVAETEIGRLGAAICYDWLFPEAIRALALAGAEVLIRVSAYMDPWGATPPMDWWTLFNRARAVENLAYVVASNQAASAANYPPFSWPGGSMVVDFDGRILAQADPGPGEKIVVGPIDLAALRAERDRRQGHHMLSQLRTEAYTGLYARPIHRRPD; from the coding sequence GTGACACCTCGATACTACGCCGCCGCCTGCCAGATCGACCTTCCCTGCCCTCGCTCGCGCGACGAGATCGCCGGCCGCGTCGACCACATGCTGACGATGGTCGACCGGGCGGTGGTCGGCTACACGCCGTTCTTCGACGTCCGGCTCGTCGTCTTCCCCGAGTTCGCGCACGCCGTCCCGATCTACGCGACGGTCGAGGAGTTGACCGACAGGCTCGCCCTGGCGATCCCGAACGAGCACACCGACCGCTACTCCGCGAAGGCCCGCGAGCGCGGGATCTACATCCAGACCGGCACCTTCCTGGAGGTCGACCCGCGCTGGCCGGGCTCGGTGTTCAACACGTCTTGCCTGATCGGCCCGGACGGGATCCTTAGCCGCTACCGCAAGGTGAACCCCTGGCTCCCGTGGGAGCTCCACGCCAGCCCCCACGACCTGCCGGGCTACGACGAGCCGCTCTTCCCGGTGGCGGAGACCGAGATCGGCCGCCTGGGCGCGGCGATCTGCTACGACTGGCTGTTTCCCGAGGCGATCCGCGCCCTGGCGCTCGCGGGCGCCGAGGTCCTGATCCGGGTCTCCGCGTACATGGACCCCTGGGGCGCGACCCCGCCGATGGACTGGTGGACGCTGTTCAACCGGGCGCGGGCCGTGGAGAACCTGGCGTACGTGGTGGCCTCGAACCAGGCGGCGTCGGCGGCGAACTACCCGCCGTTCTCCTGGCCCGGGGGGAGCATGGTCGTCGATTTCGACGGCCGCATCCTGGCCCAGGCCGATCCCGGCCCCGGCGAGAAGATCGTCGTCGGGCCGATCGACCTCGCCGCGCTGCGGGCCGAGCGCGACCGCCGCCAGGGCCATCACATGCTTTCGCAGCTGCGCACCGAAGCCTATACTGGGCTCTACGCCCGGCCGATCCATCGCCGGCCCGATTGA
- a CDS encoding tetratricopeptide repeat protein: MARIELVGVLITGSLLAAGSPPSFASAEQAAGGKAQAGPGGGDPTQIPAAASSGWGWGWGWYRPYPVVRGTPNGPVTTVHVPFGGAGGGAVFWALPPSSGPTVPVPPPGFPRPAAVRPTFRVKKADLERAERYTTYGDRMFRVGNLKRAEDRYRQAIRLNPHVAGPRLRLAQVALVRERYSEAADLLREAETAEPGWILTAKDVQALYAEPADFARHLARLEEHLHQKPEDRDAWLVLGAQWFLSRRENKAADVFLRLDDPRRKPDVALAAFLDAARLRDREPPPLDPVAPEPGRDPFQPPAP, from the coding sequence ATGGCGAGGATCGAGCTTGTCGGCGTGCTGATCACCGGCAGCCTTCTGGCGGCGGGAAGCCCCCCGAGCTTCGCCTCGGCGGAACAGGCCGCCGGCGGGAAGGCGCAGGCCGGCCCCGGCGGGGGGGATCCCACCCAGATCCCGGCCGCGGCCTCCTCGGGCTGGGGGTGGGGCTGGGGATGGTATCGACCCTACCCGGTCGTGCGAGGGACCCCGAACGGTCCGGTGACGACGGTCCACGTCCCGTTCGGCGGCGCGGGCGGCGGAGCCGTCTTCTGGGCCTTGCCGCCGTCCTCCGGCCCGACGGTTCCCGTCCCCCCGCCGGGATTTCCCCGCCCGGCGGCCGTCCGCCCGACGTTCCGCGTGAAGAAGGCCGACCTGGAGCGCGCCGAGCGCTACACGACCTACGGCGACCGGATGTTCCGGGTCGGGAACCTCAAGCGGGCCGAGGATCGCTACCGTCAGGCGATCCGCCTGAACCCCCATGTGGCTGGCCCCAGACTCCGGCTGGCGCAGGTGGCCCTGGTGCGCGAACGCTACTCCGAGGCGGCCGACCTGCTCCGGGAGGCTGAGACGGCCGAGCCGGGCTGGATCCTCACGGCGAAGGACGTGCAGGCGCTCTACGCCGAGCCCGCCGACTTCGCCCGGCACCTCGCCAGGCTGGAGGAGCATCTGCACCAGAAGCCCGAGGACCGCGACGCCTGGTTGGTGCTGGGCGCCCAGTGGTTCCTCTCGCGTCGCGAGAACAAGGCGGCCGACGTCTTCCTCCGCCTGGACGATCCCCGGCGCAAGCCCGACGTGGCCCTCGCCGCGTTCCTCGACGCCGCTCGGCTCCGCGACCGCGAGCCGCCGCCGCTCGATCCCGTCGCGCCCGAGCCGGGCCGCGACCCCTTCCAGCCCCCGGCTCCCTGA
- a CDS encoding serine/threonine-protein kinase translates to MSETESTSQGSYRTRIGSYGIMHPLGSGGMSSVYRAAHLETGHEVALKVLPPYMARNSNILKRFVSEARSAEALQHPNIVSIYDRGSDGDRYYLVLEYIEGGDLHDYVQHRGPLEPHEATGLIVQVARGLEYAASRGVIHRDVKPSNLLRTPLGEVKITDLGLALRPESEDERVTREGTTVGTVDYMSPEQARDSRATSIQSDIYSLGCTFHYLLTGLPPFPGGDITEKLTKHARTPPPDVREVRPELPPALAALLQRMMAKRPEDRYASYRELLSALGALGGDESSVALVPIDEEPATRRPGRDRPGPSPGPSPTPVAVPAPYPPPDPVRRPASSLPEISLASLAPDLLEEARTSVSPAGAATPMLLSLPGPPAGGTTLPKSRTSTEVSEDAWILRCVVIGAIVIVVVIGMDLILRPFPDPTSSRFPEPAATSRRRSHEELDEAPRLAATAPPIPSPAPVPSATADVERPADAAAPAEASSWVEPSDPPQAALPPKTYPVEVLGNYLPDWARKPVATQVDGPTTVVRRAADDKDAGAVSSLRLALDVPRGVVELADVGPFTVDDLRVSGEARVIRSRPGYRATVLIEGPKLDAVRALPGVFSLDGRELTLDSLDLVVNVRDLGMNQRALFHGSGFRLTLRNCTVTIFNPARAPFAFLRADDATRPPRPSRVRIEDSLIRGDVATLLELNRGQVDVAAFRSILAVEGPLVRTPDAAPQAEHRLFMLGAVAGCRGPFIDLGGGPRSDAQARRLRVRAFDSVLGRFHGTGVASLTSSDLPDADLGRMLDWAGSNNQFAGWAGYFCTGPEHTIRSRNLAAFRSTWNTDGATSREISTEWPDTPWVADLAPTTLRPYVPGWEAIVDAVAQSRPYLIYRTLLNFPTPATPGIAAPSGPLPPGAVDLTFDADASTPYDGDLGAFLRDRAGAAGGRLRVRVVGSGTRRFTPVRLPAGSTVEIRVEPPADPVAASLVFAPAPGVEGEALIAATGGVLSLSGLRFRVEEETRINSLIRVDDGSLALRLCELSVPTGLERPPILVSFRAATTRPRPSPVESSPLIDAPDRPVAVLSECVLTTTGDALHAEVGSGLVALSRCILAARGDAIELHPARVSRSRFLADLIVERCTVAVGGAAVRMSAWPGEAPGPDRPWLVSSSDTAYVDFSERPPRTSVLCRADVDCFAQGQVFWSQRNDAIEVQGYAAAGEAPLPNRTRDVVAQWIDLWGGTHIREVSGPRTGAAAPTVRLRGRGRGGRIEATDLILEPNPNAARPRFDVGAPASVLELGRPPAPGRKR, encoded by the coding sequence ATGTCCGAGACCGAGTCGACCAGCCAGGGGTCGTACCGGACCCGCATCGGGAGCTACGGGATCATGCACCCCCTGGGTTCGGGGGGGATGAGCTCGGTCTATCGCGCTGCGCACCTGGAGACCGGTCACGAGGTCGCGCTGAAGGTCCTGCCGCCTTACATGGCGCGGAACTCCAACATCCTGAAGCGATTCGTCTCCGAAGCCCGCAGCGCCGAGGCCTTGCAGCACCCGAACATCGTTTCCATCTACGACCGGGGGAGCGACGGGGACCGCTACTATCTGGTGCTGGAATACATCGAGGGGGGCGACCTTCACGACTACGTGCAGCATCGCGGGCCGCTGGAGCCCCACGAGGCGACCGGCCTGATCGTCCAGGTGGCGAGGGGGCTGGAGTACGCGGCGTCGCGAGGGGTGATCCACCGCGACGTGAAGCCGTCGAACCTGTTGCGGACGCCCCTCGGCGAGGTCAAGATCACCGACCTCGGCCTGGCCCTCCGTCCCGAGTCCGAGGACGAGCGGGTGACCCGCGAGGGGACGACCGTCGGCACGGTCGATTACATGTCCCCGGAGCAGGCTCGAGACAGCCGCGCGACAAGCATCCAGAGCGACATCTACTCCCTGGGCTGCACGTTCCACTACCTCCTGACGGGCCTCCCCCCGTTCCCCGGCGGCGACATCACCGAGAAGCTGACGAAGCACGCGCGGACCCCCCCGCCCGACGTCCGGGAGGTGCGGCCCGAACTCCCCCCCGCGCTGGCGGCGCTACTCCAGCGGATGATGGCGAAGCGCCCCGAGGACCGCTACGCAAGCTACCGCGAGCTGCTCTCCGCCCTGGGCGCGCTGGGGGGCGACGAATCGAGCGTAGCGCTGGTCCCGATCGACGAGGAGCCGGCGACCCGTAGGCCCGGTCGCGACCGCCCTGGCCCGAGCCCCGGCCCGAGCCCGACTCCAGTCGCGGTCCCGGCGCCTTACCCGCCGCCCGACCCGGTTCGGCGGCCCGCCTCGTCGCTCCCGGAAATCTCGCTCGCGTCGCTCGCACCCGACCTGCTGGAAGAGGCCCGGACCTCGGTCTCCCCCGCCGGGGCCGCGACGCCGATGCTCCTGAGCCTTCCCGGCCCCCCGGCGGGCGGGACCACGCTCCCGAAGTCCCGGACCTCGACGGAGGTCTCCGAGGACGCCTGGATTCTCCGCTGCGTGGTGATCGGCGCCATCGTGATCGTCGTGGTGATCGGCATGGACCTGATCCTGCGGCCGTTCCCGGACCCCACCTCCTCACGCTTCCCCGAGCCGGCGGCGACGTCCCGGCGCCGAAGCCATGAGGAACTCGACGAGGCGCCGCGGCTCGCCGCGACCGCTCCGCCCATCCCGTCGCCGGCCCCGGTCCCCTCGGCGACGGCCGACGTCGAACGGCCGGCGGACGCCGCGGCCCCTGCCGAGGCGTCGAGCTGGGTCGAGCCGAGCGATCCCCCGCAGGCGGCCCTGCCGCCGAAGACGTATCCGGTCGAGGTCCTGGGGAACTACCTCCCGGACTGGGCCCGCAAGCCGGTCGCCACCCAGGTCGACGGCCCGACGACGGTGGTCCGCCGCGCGGCCGACGACAAGGACGCCGGCGCGGTTTCCTCGCTCCGACTGGCCCTCGACGTGCCTCGGGGAGTGGTGGAGCTGGCCGACGTCGGGCCGTTCACGGTCGACGACCTGAGGGTCTCGGGCGAGGCCCGAGTGATCCGCTCGCGTCCGGGCTACCGCGCCACGGTCCTGATCGAGGGCCCCAAGCTCGACGCCGTGCGGGCGCTGCCGGGGGTGTTCTCGCTCGACGGCCGGGAGTTGACGCTGGACTCGCTGGACCTGGTGGTCAACGTCCGCGACCTGGGAATGAACCAGCGGGCGCTCTTCCACGGCTCGGGGTTCCGCCTGACGCTGAGGAACTGCACGGTCACCATCTTCAACCCGGCCCGCGCCCCGTTCGCCTTCCTCCGGGCCGACGACGCGACCCGGCCCCCGCGGCCGTCTCGGGTCCGGATCGAGGACAGCCTGATCCGGGGCGATGTGGCGACGCTCCTCGAGCTGAACCGGGGTCAGGTCGACGTGGCGGCCTTCCGCTCGATCCTGGCCGTGGAAGGCCCCCTGGTTCGCACTCCCGACGCGGCCCCGCAAGCGGAGCATCGGCTGTTCATGCTGGGGGCCGTCGCGGGCTGCCGAGGCCCGTTCATCGACCTCGGCGGCGGTCCCCGGTCCGACGCCCAGGCCCGTCGACTCCGCGTCCGCGCGTTCGACTCCGTGCTCGGTCGGTTCCATGGGACGGGCGTGGCGAGCCTGACCTCCAGCGACCTGCCCGACGCGGACCTCGGCCGAATGCTCGACTGGGCGGGGTCTAACAACCAGTTCGCCGGCTGGGCTGGGTACTTCTGCACGGGCCCGGAGCATACGATCCGGTCACGGAACCTCGCCGCGTTCCGCTCCACGTGGAACACCGATGGCGCGACCTCGCGGGAGATCTCGACCGAGTGGCCGGACACGCCGTGGGTGGCCGACCTGGCGCCGACGACGCTCCGCCCCTACGTCCCCGGCTGGGAGGCGATCGTGGACGCCGTGGCCCAGTCCCGGCCGTATCTGATCTATCGGACGCTCTTGAACTTCCCCACTCCCGCCACGCCCGGGATCGCCGCTCCCAGCGGGCCGCTCCCCCCAGGGGCCGTCGACCTGACGTTCGACGCCGACGCCTCCACGCCGTACGACGGCGATCTCGGGGCTTTCCTGCGCGACCGGGCGGGAGCGGCCGGGGGACGGCTCCGAGTCCGCGTGGTCGGCTCCGGGACCAGACGCTTCACGCCCGTCCGGCTCCCCGCCGGCTCGACAGTCGAGATCCGGGTGGAGCCACCGGCCGACCCTGTGGCGGCCTCGCTCGTTTTCGCGCCCGCCCCGGGGGTCGAGGGAGAGGCCCTGATCGCGGCGACGGGTGGCGTCCTGAGCCTCTCGGGCCTGCGGTTCCGCGTCGAGGAGGAGACCAGGATCAACTCCTTGATCCGGGTCGACGACGGATCGCTGGCGCTGCGGCTATGCGAGCTGAGCGTTCCCACGGGGCTGGAACGTCCGCCGATCCTCGTCTCGTTCCGCGCGGCGACGACCCGTCCCCGACCGAGCCCGGTCGAATCCTCGCCGCTGATCGACGCCCCGGACCGACCGGTCGCCGTCCTCTCCGAGTGCGTCCTGACCACGACCGGGGACGCCCTCCACGCCGAGGTCGGGAGCGGCCTCGTGGCGCTGTCGAGGTGCATCCTGGCCGCGAGGGGGGACGCGATCGAACTCCACCCGGCGCGGGTGTCGCGCTCGCGGTTCCTCGCCGACCTGATCGTGGAACGCTGCACCGTGGCGGTCGGCGGGGCCGCCGTCCGGATGTCGGCCTGGCCGGGCGAGGCCCCTGGGCCCGATCGCCCCTGGCTGGTCTCCAGCAGCGACACGGCGTACGTCGACTTCTCCGAGCGTCCTCCCCGGACGAGCGTACTCTGCCGGGCCGACGTCGACTGCTTCGCCCAGGGCCAGGTCTTCTGGAGCCAGCGGAACGACGCGATCGAGGTCCAGGGATACGCCGCGGCCGGCGAGGCGCCGCTGCCGAACCGCACCCGCGACGTCGTCGCGCAGTGGATCGACCTCTGGGGCGGCACTCATATCCGGGAGGTGAGCGGCCCCCGCACGGGGGCGGCCGCTCCCACCGTTCGCCTTCGAGGTCGGGGGCGCGGCGGTCGGATCGAGGCGACCGACCTGATCCTCGAGCCGAACCCCAACGCCGCCCGCCCCCGGTTCGACGTCGGCGCGCCCGCCTCGGTCCTGGAACTCGGCCGACCGCCGGCCCCCGGCCGCAAGCGCTGA